One Candidatus Zixiibacteriota bacterium DNA window includes the following coding sequences:
- a CDS encoding SLBB domain-containing protein yields MRGNKGLNDTLPRVAIILLIGLISHTAGLAQTQESSFSTVVKPDQYVVGPGDRFRIDFWSGATPPIEVIVTPEGFVLMSSIGRVDVGNLTLSEARLKLKGVIRHFTSDTAYTVTLIGVRPVKVLISEGVQKPGLYEGFVSQRVSEIIEKAGGLIDGASRRNIKLMGGRKVYNVDILRYQRVGDLEADPYLYCGHKIAIPLITDSSSFVQLSGEVVSPGGFEFREGDNLGTMIDLGLGL; encoded by the coding sequence TTGCGCGGAAACAAAGGACTAAATGATACTCTGCCCCGAGTTGCAATAATTTTGCTTATCGGTCTTATTTCCCATACCGCCGGGCTGGCCCAGACCCAGGAATCCTCTTTCAGCACCGTGGTGAAACCCGACCAATATGTTGTCGGGCCGGGGGATAGATTCCGGATTGATTTTTGGAGCGGCGCAACGCCGCCAATTGAAGTAATCGTGACACCCGAAGGATTTGTCCTGATGAGCTCGATCGGGCGGGTTGATGTCGGCAATCTGACTCTGTCCGAGGCTCGCCTTAAACTCAAGGGTGTTATTAGGCATTTCACCTCTGATACTGCCTACACCGTTACTCTAATCGGAGTAAGGCCGGTCAAGGTTCTTATATCTGAGGGGGTTCAGAAACCGGGTCTTTATGAAGGTTTTGTTTCGCAGAGGGTATCCGAGATAATTGAGAAAGCGGGGGGGTTGATTGATGGAGCCTCACGCCGCAACATCAAGCTTATGGGTGGGAGAAAGGTCTATAATGTGGATATTCTGCGGTATCAAAGGGTAGGCGATCTTGAAGCCGATCCTTATTTATATTGCGGACATAAAATAGCTATCCCGTTGATTACCGATTCCTCGAGTTTTGTGCAGTTATCGGGTGAGGTGGTGAGTCCGGGAGGTTTTGAATTCCGAGAGGGAGATAATCTGGGGACGATGATTGATCTCGGCCTGGGTCTG
- a CDS encoding pitrilysin family protein → MKGLSILLLGFLLILTTVSLAQTGQIQLDVKKKTLSNGMRILVLENHAAPTFSAIIRFNTGSVDEHPGITGSSHLLEHMLFKGTKIIGTTNYEAEVPIMAKIDSLAHLLRAEQVKLLSPLNPQDSGRLKELKQEMANLQATEKKYVVKDELWDTYLKEGGTSLNASTSNDGTQYYVSLPRNCLELWAFFESDRLANLVLREFYSERDVVMEERRLTTENSPRRSLDEALSATVFWASPYCWSVVGWMSDLQTVMREDVEAYFRSHYSPANAVAVIVGDVDANQLFKICDKYFSKIPSQPAPPPVVTRDAPQKGERRTEIEYDANPMVYVGWPIPQIGHPDLPALEVAANILSDGRTSRFYKNIREKKLGSASASSDETRLPSAFTCTMTPFGQHTTAELEEAVYAEIDRLKTEKVSEWELEKVRNQKDASFIRSLESNRGLAFRISSSEAMTGDWRNFLDYREALKKVTADDIIRVVDKYLTKKNRSVAYIVKSTSNSPAKRAEKEIGR, encoded by the coding sequence ATGAAAGGCCTTTCAATACTGCTCCTCGGTTTTCTGCTTATTCTGACCACGGTCTCTCTGGCGCAGACCGGACAGATCCAGTTGGATGTCAAAAAGAAGACCCTGTCGAATGGAATGAGAATACTCGTTCTGGAGAATCATGCCGCTCCCACTTTCTCGGCCATTATTCGTTTCAACACCGGTTCGGTCGATGAACATCCGGGAATCACCGGCAGCTCCCATCTCCTCGAGCATATGCTTTTTAAGGGAACTAAGATTATCGGCACAACCAATTATGAAGCGGAAGTGCCTATCATGGCCAAAATTGACTCTCTGGCGCATTTATTAAGAGCCGAACAGGTTAAACTGCTGAGTCCGCTCAATCCCCAGGATTCAGGCCGCCTGAAGGAACTGAAACAGGAAATGGCCAACCTCCAGGCAACCGAAAAAAAATATGTCGTCAAGGATGAACTCTGGGACACATATCTAAAAGAAGGCGGAACTTCCCTCAATGCCTCCACCAGCAATGACGGCACCCAGTATTATGTTTCCCTTCCCAGGAATTGTTTGGAATTATGGGCTTTCTTTGAATCGGATAGATTGGCCAACCTGGTGCTCCGGGAATTTTACTCGGAAAGAGATGTGGTCATGGAGGAAAGACGTTTGACCACTGAAAACAGTCCCCGACGTTCTCTTGATGAGGCCCTGAGTGCTACTGTGTTCTGGGCTTCTCCATATTGCTGGTCGGTGGTCGGATGGATGAGCGACCTGCAGACAGTCATGCGTGAGGATGTCGAAGCCTATTTCAGATCGCACTACTCACCGGCCAATGCCGTGGCCGTCATTGTCGGCGATGTCGATGCCAATCAGCTCTTCAAGATTTGCGATAAATACTTCAGTAAGATTCCCTCCCAGCCGGCGCCCCCTCCGGTGGTCACTCGTGATGCCCCGCAGAAAGGTGAGCGGCGGACGGAAATCGAATATGATGCCAACCCGATGGTTTATGTGGGATGGCCGATCCCTCAGATCGGACACCCGGATCTGCCGGCTCTGGAAGTGGCCGCCAACATCCTTTCGGATGGCCGCACCAGCCGATTTTATAAGAATATCAGAGAAAAGAAGTTGGGCTCGGCTTCCGCTTCCTCGGATGAGACACGCCTTCCCTCTGCATTTACCTGCACCATGACGCCGTTCGGTCAGCATACGACCGCCGAACTAGAAGAAGCGGTTTATGCCGAAATCGACCGGTTGAAAACCGAAAAGGTCTCCGAATGGGAACTCGAAAAAGTGCGCAACCAGAAAGATGCTTCCTTTATCCGCTCGCTGGAATCAAATCGAGGGCTGGCTTTCCGTATTTCATCAAGCGAGGCGATGACCGGCGACTGGCGCAATTTCCTCGATTACCGCGAGGCTCTTAAAAAGGTCACCGCCGATGATATCATTCGGGTAGTCGACAAGTACCTCACCAAAAAAAATCGTTCCGTGGCCTATATTGTCAAATCCACATCTAATTCGCCGGCAAAAAGAGCTGAAAAGGAGATCGGTAGATGA
- a CDS encoding pitrilysin family protein, whose protein sequence is MKTIIFAMTLFLISAGVAFGQTETAKSPGSKIVESLTKEEISLTIPRVGVDVDRVALDNGLVIYLYENHKLPLFNIQTLIRCGSVYDASEKDGLSDLVGTVMRTGGTKTITGDSLSMLMEYIGGNLEANIGGEKGTVSLSVLSKDADLGLKLFVDLLRNPAFPQDKLDLAKIDIKNNIKRRNDSPGSIVNRYFYNMLYGDYPSGRVLEWASVKNITAQELADYHRRFFTPNNIMIGIYGDFSKTEILAKLRALLADWPQAITALPAPPEVEFKYHPGVYQIRKDLNQSSIMIGQLGIKRNNPDRYAVRLLNYILGGGSFTSRITSRVRSDEGLAYHASSNFNTDSRDYGVFDAECQTKSASTYTATSIIMEEINNIRNDGVTSEEFEGARNAVINSSVFLFDTPGKIINRLMSLEFDGLPPDFYNDYLNEFRRITLADIKSVAQKYLKPNQMTFVIVGNPDAFEKPLDEFGPVTNIELTEPVTE, encoded by the coding sequence ATGAAGACGATAATATTTGCAATGACTCTGTTCCTGATATCCGCCGGCGTTGCTTTTGGCCAGACCGAAACCGCAAAATCCCCCGGCTCAAAAATAGTCGAAAGCCTGACCAAAGAGGAAATCAGCCTGACCATTCCCCGGGTCGGAGTGGATGTTGATCGGGTGGCGCTGGATAATGGGTTGGTCATTTACCTTTACGAAAATCACAAGCTCCCTCTATTCAACATCCAGACTTTGATCCGCTGCGGTTCCGTCTATGATGCTTCCGAAAAAGACGGCCTCTCCGACCTCGTCGGCACTGTCATGCGAACCGGCGGCACCAAAACCATTACCGGTGATTCGCTGAGCATGCTCATGGAATATATCGGCGGCAATCTGGAGGCAAATATCGGCGGCGAGAAAGGCACCGTCTCTCTCAGCGTTCTCTCCAAAGATGCCGATCTGGGATTGAAACTGTTCGTAGACCTCCTTCGTAATCCTGCCTTCCCTCAGGATAAACTCGATCTGGCCAAAATTGATATCAAAAACAATATCAAGAGAAGGAACGACAGTCCCGGCTCCATCGTTAATCGGTATTTCTACAATATGCTCTATGGTGATTATCCGAGCGGACGTGTGTTGGAATGGGCCTCGGTTAAGAATATTACCGCCCAGGAACTGGCTGATTATCACCGGCGGTTCTTTACTCCCAATAATATCATGATTGGGATATATGGTGACTTTAGCAAAACCGAGATTCTTGCCAAATTGAGAGCGCTGCTCGCCGATTGGCCGCAAGCCATTACCGCTCTCCCTGCGCCGCCGGAGGTGGAATTCAAATATCACCCTGGCGTATATCAAATTCGGAAAGATCTCAATCAGAGCAGTATCATGATCGGGCAGCTCGGCATCAAAAGGAATAATCCCGACCGATACGCCGTAAGGTTGCTCAATTATATTCTGGGCGGCGGCTCGTTTACTTCCCGGATAACCTCGCGCGTTCGTTCCGATGAAGGGCTGGCTTATCATGCCAGTTCCAATTTCAATACCGATTCCCGTGATTATGGTGTTTTTGATGCTGAATGCCAGACCAAGAGCGCCTCAACCTACACAGCCACCAGCATCATCATGGAAGAAATCAATAACATACGTAATGATGGTGTAACTTCCGAGGAATTTGAGGGGGCGCGTAATGCTGTCATCAACAGCTCGGTCTTTCTCTTCGATACCCCCGGAAAGATTATCAATCGCCTGATGTCACTTGAATTTGACGGCCTTCCGCCTGATTTCTATAATGATTATTTGAATGAATTCCGCCGGATCACTCTGGCCGATATCAAAAGCGTTGCTCAAAAATATCTCAAACCGAATCAGATGACCTTTGTCATTGTGGGCAATCCTGATGCTTTTGAGAAACCTCTCGATGAATTCGGGCCGGTGACCAATATCGAGTTGACCGAACCTGTTACGGAATGA
- a CDS encoding RluA family pseudouridine synthase, translated as MSDKDNNPEYETMAFTFPAGGAPERIDRYIGLNPALNITRNKVQKLIKAGLVTVDGRVALHHQVLKGGEKVVIMIPPAPVIDIIAEKIPLEIVFEDQHLLVINKPAGMVTHPAVGNFQGTLVNALLNYSQNLSTIGGFDRPGIVHRLDKNTSGLILVAKNDEIHLALQQALQKREIKKTYWALICGHMKEEKGIIDLPVGRSFKDRRKMTVTRHKGREAQTEYQRHERFRLYDLLEINLLTGRTHQIRVHLSHLGHPVFGDPEYGGRQKWHRGIFSIDLKNALEALEIMPRQALHAKSLRFVHPVTGKAISLESKLPQDFQNLLDFLEKEIDSSH; from the coding sequence ATGAGTGATAAGGATAATAATCCCGAGTACGAAACCATGGCCTTTACTTTCCCGGCGGGAGGAGCCCCGGAACGTATCGACCGCTATATCGGCCTTAACCCGGCTCTTAATATTACCCGCAATAAAGTCCAGAAATTAATCAAGGCGGGGCTGGTGACGGTTGACGGGCGGGTGGCTTTGCATCACCAGGTGCTTAAAGGCGGGGAGAAGGTGGTAATCATGATTCCGCCTGCTCCCGTGATCGATATTATCGCGGAAAAAATTCCTCTTGAGATTGTTTTTGAGGATCAGCACTTGCTGGTCATAAACAAGCCGGCCGGGATGGTGACACATCCGGCGGTGGGGAATTTTCAGGGGACGCTGGTCAATGCTTTGCTCAACTATTCGCAGAATCTTTCCACGATCGGCGGATTTGACCGCCCCGGAATCGTTCATCGGCTGGATAAAAACACCAGCGGCCTGATTCTGGTCGCCAAGAATGATGAAATCCATCTGGCCCTCCAGCAAGCGCTTCAGAAAAGAGAAATCAAGAAAACTTATTGGGCGCTGATCTGCGGCCACATGAAAGAAGAGAAAGGCATTATTGATTTGCCGGTGGGGCGCTCGTTCAAGGATCGCCGGAAAATGACGGTCACACGGCACAAGGGACGCGAAGCCCAGACAGAATATCAGCGGCACGAGCGTTTCCGACTTTACGATCTGCTGGAGATAAATCTTCTTACCGGGCGGACGCATCAGATACGGGTGCATCTTTCTCATCTGGGGCATCCGGTATTTGGCGACCCGGAATATGGGGGCCGTCAAAAGTGGCATCGGGGGATATTTTCGATTGACCTAAAGAATGCTCTGGAGGCGCTGGAGATAATGCCGCGCCAGGCGCTTCATGCCAAGAGTCTGCGTTTTGTTCATCCGGTAACCGGAAAGGCAATTTCTCTCGAATCGAAACTCCCTCAGGATTTCCAGAACCTGCTCGATTTTCTGGAAAAAGAGATAGATTCATCCCATTAG
- a CDS encoding pyridoxine 5'-phosphate synthase, which yields MSILSIKVDYVAALRELKRLKEPDPAQMAVLAEVAGADGISCHLREDRRHIRDRDLYLLKEMVKTKLTLQMAPTDDLIERAVEVKPWMVTLMPFTSENLLVNNGVDLDANRDLYAETAAALKASGINICYFIDPEIDAVKEAARAKVDAIELNAYKYTSAETIEAAEDELDKLEKMAQLATKLNLMVDCGNGLNYKNIRPLVDLGLFEEFTVGYAVVCRATLVGIDRAVRELGNIVHITVEKP from the coding sequence ATGTCCATATTATCCATTAAAGTTGACTACGTAGCTGCTCTGCGAGAGCTGAAGCGGCTCAAGGAACCTGATCCGGCCCAGATGGCAGTGCTGGCGGAGGTGGCCGGGGCGGATGGAATCAGTTGTCATCTGCGGGAGGATCGCCGCCATATCCGCGACCGTGACCTGTATCTTTTAAAAGAGATGGTCAAAACCAAGCTCACCCTGCAAATGGCGCCGACCGATGACCTCATAGAAAGAGCGGTGGAAGTCAAACCCTGGATGGTGACCCTGATGCCTTTTACCAGCGAGAATCTTTTGGTTAACAATGGCGTCGATCTCGATGCCAATCGCGACCTCTATGCCGAGACGGCAGCGGCCCTGAAAGCCTCGGGGATCAATATCTGCTATTTTATCGATCCGGAGATTGATGCGGTGAAGGAGGCGGCACGGGCCAAGGTGGACGCGATCGAATTGAATGCCTATAAATACACCAGCGCCGAAACGATCGAGGCGGCCGAAGATGAATTGGACAAGTTGGAGAAAATGGCTCAGCTGGCGACGAAGCTTAATCTCATGGTTGACTGCGGCAACGGCCTCAACTATAAAAATATCCGTCCGCTGGTGGATCTGGGATTGTTCGAGGAGTTTACGGTCGGGTATGCGGTAGTCTGCCGCGCGACCCTGGTCGGTATCGACCGGGCGGTACGAGAATTGGGCAACATTGTCCATATCACGGTGGAAAAACCCTGA
- the rsmA gene encoding 16S rRNA (adenine(1518)-N(6)/adenine(1519)-N(6))-dimethyltransferase RsmA, translating into MAFGKPQKRFSQNFLTDQDIAVKIVGFLDLNKNDVVFEIGPGRGILTELIAATGARLVAFEIDRDLIESLSGKFAGYENVLIVNQDFLKVSPSEYHDGAFKLIGNIPYDITSPVIGWMMQYHQLIGRAVITAQRELAERIAAGPGGKGWAPISIFSQCHFEIRKVMTISPKSFFPPPKIVSATLLFEPRQDKPRVEHWDYFERTVRAAFQQRRKLLANNLVRMGGPVKADIVQILSEMGLAENVRAEQVTIEEFIQIGDRIRAVNIS; encoded by the coding sequence ATGGCCTTTGGCAAACCGCAGAAAAGATTCTCTCAGAATTTTCTGACCGATCAGGATATTGCCGTCAAAATAGTTGGCTTTCTTGATCTCAATAAAAATGATGTGGTCTTCGAGATTGGTCCCGGTCGCGGAATCTTAACCGAATTGATTGCCGCAACGGGGGCGAGGCTTGTGGCCTTTGAAATCGACCGCGATCTGATTGAGAGTCTCTCGGGAAAATTCGCCGGATATGAAAATGTCTTGATTGTCAATCAGGATTTTCTGAAAGTTTCCCCTTCAGAATATCATGACGGTGCTTTCAAATTAATCGGCAATATCCCTTATGATATAACGTCACCGGTGATTGGCTGGATGATGCAATATCATCAACTTATCGGGCGGGCGGTTATTACGGCCCAGAGAGAGCTGGCGGAAAGGATTGCCGCGGGCCCGGGAGGAAAGGGGTGGGCGCCGATTTCGATATTCAGTCAGTGCCATTTCGAAATTCGAAAAGTAATGACCATATCGCCCAAGTCGTTTTTTCCGCCACCCAAGATTGTATCGGCGACACTTCTTTTTGAGCCCAGACAAGATAAACCCCGGGTTGAGCACTGGGATTACTTTGAGAGAACGGTCCGGGCGGCATTTCAGCAGCGGCGCAAGCTTCTGGCAAATAATCTGGTCAGGATGGGCGGTCCGGTTAAAGCGGATATAGTGCAGATTTTGTCGGAAATGGGGCTGGCTGAAAATGTTCGCGCCGAACAGGTGACCATTGAAGAATTCATCCAAATCGGCGACCGTATTCGGGCAGTAAATATATCTTGA
- a CDS encoding TatD family hydrolase, producing MFDSHCHLDGREYRGRLDEVINDAVSSGVHTMVNIGADLPSSIASVEMAQKYASIHATVGVHPHDATTYNAVLEGELLKLLQKPKVVAIGEIGLDYYRDLSPRPVQREVFRKQLEIAVAHKLPVVIHTRDSYSDTLNIIREYATRLSGGVFHCFPGSQFDALEVIDLGFHISVGGIITYPGSRMAEVAKVVPLKYILMETDCPYLTPVPFRGKPNRPSYLRYVRDKLAELRDIDVTEAEEVTDLNSRRVYRLTETFEG from the coding sequence ATGTTTGATTCGCATTGTCATCTTGACGGCCGGGAGTATCGGGGGCGTCTGGATGAAGTTATCAATGATGCCGTTTCTTCCGGCGTGCACACGATGGTTAATATCGGGGCCGATTTGCCGTCATCAATCGCCTCGGTGGAGATGGCGCAGAAATATGCAAGCATCCATGCCACCGTGGGAGTGCACCCTCATGATGCCACGACATACAATGCCGTGCTGGAAGGTGAACTTCTGAAACTTCTGCAGAAACCCAAAGTTGTGGCGATAGGCGAGATTGGCTTGGATTATTACCGCGACCTTTCGCCGCGCCCTGTGCAGAGGGAGGTTTTCCGAAAGCAGCTGGAGATCGCCGTTGCACATAAGCTTCCGGTGGTGATTCATACCCGGGATTCTTATTCGGATACCTTGAATATCATACGTGAGTATGCGACGCGCCTGTCGGGCGGCGTTTTCCATTGTTTTCCGGGCAGTCAATTCGATGCTCTTGAGGTGATTGATCTCGGCTTTCATATATCGGTCGGTGGAATAATTACCTATCCGGGATCGCGGATGGCCGAAGTGGCCAAAGTGGTTCCCCTGAAATATATTCTCATGGAAACCGACTGCCCTTATTTGACGCCCGTACCGTTTCGTGGGAAACCCAACCGGCCGTCCTATTTGCGATATGTCCGCGACAAACTGGCGGAACTGCGGGATATCGATGTCACGGAAGCGGAAGAAGTCACCGATCTCAACAGCCGCCGGGTGTATCGTCTGACCGAGACTTTTGAGGGCTGA